The Anopheles coluzzii chromosome 2, AcolN3, whole genome shotgun sequence genome window below encodes:
- the LOC120947751 gene encoding putative protein TPRXL: MYIRANIGIISSLACYRTHCHRRYHTLNCEKMIKFLCLFAFLAASCLALPVEDHPKLSRPSPINPDVASEPKPTELKELSSASSSTTESHIQKVPASGVKLSIEVAKNEATTSTSPSTDTEQTTKNNPKRSVESDSSASTTTAANHPAFRRNQPSTTTEQPSSTTGSSSTSSPVSVKTPIATTTSRTKREVAVTAATASSSAGTTAAKRTTTVAPATSSDDKEGPHFVRPVPVDQILKNFNLSEKSTGSAATVQQPKPEQSKDEQKSDESSEEASEHRKEESEQKTHQQTHPVIRQQGA; encoded by the exons ATGTATATAAGAGCGAACATTGGCATCATATCATCGCTCGCTTGCTATCGAACACATTGCCACCGGCGTTACCATACGTTGAACTGCGagaaaatgattaaattt CTTTGCCTATTTGCATTCCTTGCCGCAAGCTGTCTAGCTTTGCCGGTAGAAGACCATCCTAAATTATCTCGCCCTTCACCCATCAATCCGGATGTTGCCAGCGAACCAAAGCCAACCGAATTGAAGGAACTTTCCTCGGCGTCCTCCTCGACCACCGAGAGTCACATCCAAAAGGTCCCAGCGTCTGGAGTAAAGCTTAGCATTGAGGTAGCAAAAAATGAGGCGACAACCTCCACTAGCCCCAGCACGGACACTGAACAGACCACTAAGAACAATCCGAAACGTTCGGTAGAATCGGATTCAAGCGCATCCACTACCACGGCCGCAAACCATCCAGCGTTCCGGCGCAATCAGCCTTCTACCACGACGGAACAGCCCAGCAGTACCACCGGAAGCAGTTCCACCTCCAGCCCAGTTTCAGTGAAAACTCCGATTGCTACGACGACGTCCAGAACAAAGCGTGAGGTCGCCGTCACTGCCGCCACTGCCAGCAGCAGTGCAGGTACTACTGCGGCAAAACGCACAACCACTGTCGCCCCAGCCACATCCAGTGATGATAAGGAAGGGCCTCACTTTGTGCGACCGGTCCCGGTGGATCAGATACTGAAAAATTTCAACCTCTCGGAAAAGTCTACCGGTTCGGCTGCTACTGTACAACAGCCGAAACCGGAGCAGTCTAAGGACGAACAGAAATCGGATGAAAGTTCCGAGGAAGCATCCGAGCACCGAAAGGAAGAGTCGGAGCAAAAGACGCACCAACAGACGCATCCCGTCATCCGACAGCAGGGTGCATAA